In the Silvanigrella aquatica genome, AATGATTTTGCAAGAAATTCGGCTTGTTTTTGATTATTTCCTTCAATGCAAACTGTATCCATGGGTTCAATTAAATTTTCTAATAATTTAACAATATTTTCTTTTTGAACATACTTTCCTTCAAGAAAATTTTGAACTCTCTTTAATCTGTTTTTTTTATTTTGCTTTAACTCTGAAAAATTCATATTCATAGACATGATTCATTTTTCCTTTCATTAAACAAATTTTTTATTTCAATTTTTCTTAATTAAATTTAATACATGATTAAAAAATTAATGCAATAAAAAAATGATCAAAAAAATTCTAATATATTAAAAAAGATACGGAAAAAAATGATACTTGATTTATAAAAAAACTAGCCTTGATAATAAGACTATTTTATGCTTAGTAGATATGTTTATTAATTTTTTTCATTCAAGGTGAAAAATGAAGCAGTTACAAGAAGATCCTATAATTAAACAAATTATGTATGAATTAATACAAATATATAAAAATACGGATATTGCCTTTTTAATACATCAAGACACGATTTATTATTCAAAACATCGCTATAAAACTAAGACTCCAGAAAGTGCTATTACAAAGTTGATTCAGGGCATATATGATAAATTTCCAGAAAAATGTCAAACCATTCTTAGAAATAAAATTTATTATAATTATTTATTAACTGAAATGTGTTTAGGAATGATAAAAGTTGCTGCAAAACGCCATCAATTTTTAGGATTTGGTGTAAATTATTGTAAGCCTATTCCTGCTAAAATTCAGGAAATAAAATATAATAACAAATTTCAATATCATTTTGAAAATAAAATAAAATCAGAAGATTTAATATATGATGAACCAAATGAACATCTCAATTTTATAAAAATTGCAGAAAATATAACACACAATATAACTCAAGAAAATGAGCTCTACCAATCAAACAGAAAAATTGCATGCATCTTAGTATCAGAAGAGTCTAAAATTCTCGCTGTGGGCTTAAATGAAAATTCAAAAAATAAAACGCAACATGCTGAAGTCAATTTAATTCAAAGTTTTTATCAAACATTTAAAAAACCTCT is a window encoding:
- a CDS encoding Bd3614 family nucleic acid deaminase is translated as MKQLQEDPIIKQIMYELIQIYKNTDIAFLIHQDTIYYSKHRYKTKTPESAITKLIQGIYDKFPEKCQTILRNKIYYNYLLTEMCLGMIKVAAKRHQFLGFGVNYCKPIPAKIQEIKYNNKFQYHFENKIKSEDLIYDEPNEHLNFIKIAENITHNITQENELYQSNRKIACILVSEESKILAVGLNENSKNKTQHAEVNLIQSFYQTFKKPLPKNTTLYTTRKPCKMCAGMIWTCTEDIKLLKVFFLHDDPGSMAKYTVLNRGTLERKRAAQSPEELIINIEEKIDNLK